A genomic window from Thunnus maccoyii chromosome 2, fThuMac1.1, whole genome shotgun sequence includes:
- the cdkn2d gene encoding cyclin-dependent kinase 4 inhibitor D: protein MVLSQMDAGKALTAAAAKGNTSEVQRILEECRVHPDTVNEFGRTALQVMMMGNSKIASLLLEKGADPNIQDKHGIAPVHDAARTGFLDTLQVLVEYGASVNIPDQSGALPIHIAIREGHRDVVEFLAPRSDLKHANVSGQTAIDVARASCVPDMIDLLFAHIHS from the exons ATGGTCCTTAGTCAGATGGATGCAGGTAAAGCGTTGACGGCGGCGGCAGCCAAAGGGAACACCAGCGAAGTGCAGAGGATCCTGGAGGAGTGCAGGGTGCATCCTGACACTGTCAATGAATTTGGCAGGACTGCGCTACAG GTAATGATGATGGGGAATTCCAAGATCGCCAGTTTGCTGTTGGAAAAAGGAGCAGACCCCAACATCCAAGACAAACACGGGATAGCGCCGGTCCATGACGCAGCCCGTACAGGATTCCTCGACACTCTGCAGGTTCTGGTGGAGTACGGCGCTTCAGTAAACATCCCGGACCAGAGCGGCGCCTTGCCTATCCACATTGCCATCCGGGAAGGCCACCGGGATGTTGTGGAGTTCTTGGCACCCCGGTCCGACCTGAAGCACGCCAACGTCAGCGGTCAGACGGCGATAGACGTGGCCCGAGCTTCATGCGTGCCTGATATGATTGACTTGCTTTTCGCCCACATTCATAGTTAG